The genomic stretch CAGGTGTGCCGGAGCCTGTGTTTTGAAAAAGCTCCCAGGGAATTCTTTATTCCAGGAGAATGGGGAGCCCCTAGGCAAGAGCACAGGCCATATGGCTGAGGTCACTTTGCATAAAGTCATACCCTCGCCCGCCCTCACTGTCCCTCCACCTGGCCTGGCACGTGCTTCTGGGGCAGCGGGGAAGGGAAGCCGCAGCCCAGAGGCATGAGCAGGCCCAAGGGAGGCCAGGGGCCCCCGCCCTCGGGGGTCTCACAGCCCAGAGGCCAGCAGGAACCCAAAATGCCCACTGGCCTCTTGGTCGGGCTACTGGACTGTAGCTAGAGATGAAATCACAGCCACACACTGTCTTGCCTTGAGGCCGGCGCTGCCATGTGTCTGTGGGAGTCTCCTGGGCAGATGCTGCCATCAGACCTTCGACAGGCTCCACTGTGGGGGGTGGCCGCCAGGCAGACCCACTCTTCATCCTCTTCTGGGAGTTCACGAGCTGTCCAGGGGGGCTGGCTGACGGCCCCGCCCCTCGGCGTCCCCTTCTCAGCTGCTTGCTCGGCCAGTGGGGTTGAGGCATGTGAGCAGTGCTGCCCTCTCAGCGCTCTGTGTCATTCCTCTCACCTGCTGACCAAGCGCTGTGGTGTGTCCTGGTAGATGCCCCGGTGGGTGCAGAAGCCTTTAAAGAAAAgcgtgtgggagggagggagcccgTGGGTCTGTGCTGGCTGGCATCTCCCCTCAGGCCATCAGCCTACCTCACAGGGATCGGAGCTTCTGGGTGCCAGGGGTCTCTGCGCTCTTCCATGAGGAGCCTGAGGGCTCCTGGTCTGCATGTGGCAGAGACATGTCATGACGTCCTGTGCTCAGCCCGAGGTCTTGATGAGGAGGCTTGGTTTTCCCGGCCTGGTGCCCTGGGGCTGCTGCCAGGGCCGGGTAGCCCGTGGGTACCGTGACCCCAGTAGGGAACCCTGCTACCTACCCTGTTGCTGTGTCATCCTTCTTGGTGAGTCCAGGTGTCCCCTGTGGTTGTGCCCCCGTGCCATGGCACCCCCGACCTGTTGGATAGCCTGGAGGGCGCACAGGCACGTAGTGTCTGAAGGGCCTGGAGGTGAAGGGGGATCAGGGTCATGGGGCTACAGGCAGAAGGTGGGAGGCTAGTGCAGGACGCAGGTTCCCTGTTCCTGGGGGCACCGGTGTCACCCCCCAAATGTGCACCCACACCAGGCCACTGGCTCCTGCCATGCCTGCAGCCTCTGCCAGCCCTGCACTTGCCACCCTGTGGCTCCTTGCCCCTCTCTATCTTGCATGCCGTGCCTCCCCCCTGCTCTCCCCCGCAAGCCTCTCCATGCCCTTGGGGGGCTCACACTCCCCTGCTCTTCTCTGCTGAGAACCTTGTTCCATTTACTTAAACCAGGATCTCTCATGAGCTACACCCAGGTATGTGtctggggctgggagggcaggCACGTGTCTGTCAACACTGCGCAAACACACAAGTGTGTGAGCTTGGCCTGCACTTGTGCGCACACACTGTGCCAGCTCTCACCGGGCTGCTCGTCAGAACCAAGCGGGCCTTATACAAAAACCCCCTGGGCACATGCACTGTGGCTGGCACAGCCTGGGCACCACTGCAGGCCCTGGGGTGCCAGCGCTCACCCTCCACAGTGGGGTCAGGACCCTGCATGTTCTCGAAGCATTTGGGTGTGCCTGGCGCTGGGGGACCACATGTGCCTATTTTTGTGTCCGGAGCAGATTCGTCCCAGCCGATGCCCAGGCGCCGTGATTGTTTGGGGGGTACCCGTAGGGCCCAGGCCGAGGCCAGAGGAAGCAGAGCAAGGCAGCCACGCCTGGACTGTGGCTCCTCGGGCCAGGGGCTAGAGCAGGCCAGTGGCCGTGAGGGTGTGGGCACCCCACTGGTGTTTGCCCCTTGTGTCCAGCGAAGGAGGTTTGACTCAGTCTTTCCAGACAAGCCCAGAGTGAAGTCACGGAGGTTCTGACCACCTGGGAGCCGAGATCACACTCGGCCTGCAGCACTGACTGGAACCTTCCAGAGGGTCCTGGGCAGTGGGATTCCAAGCCCGTCCCAATCCCTTTGGGGTGACATTTTACAAAtcagattccctgggagacggtgAATAAGGTTGTGACCAACAGGGGCCATTCTGAGTTGTGTTAATGTCTCCGGCCCAGATCCCTTTGCCCCTGGGGGCTGTGCCATCTCCCTCCTGCTCCCGTGGCCACTGTGCATTGCAGGCTCCATGCTGCTGTGAGGACCCTCACATCCTGTCCACAGCCTGCCAACAGGGGTCCTCTGCACCTACAGATGCCCGCACAGCTCTGAGGGTCCAGCTCCCGCAGTTCTCTAGGGGCTGGGACTGGGCTCACCCGGGTCTGAAGGCACCAGAAGGATGAGGAGGCCAAAGGCACCCCAGGCTGCTCGGGCCGCCTCCACGGGGCTGGCAGCCCCAGCCCTGACCCTGTCCTGTCCATGCGCCCCCACCAGCCCCCTACAGGGAACCTAGCAGGACCAGACCAGAGATTAGCACTGAGGTGTCCccaatcattttattataaagacaAACAAGACTCCCCCTTGGTGGCTGCAGCCCCTGCCTCGACGGCTGTGAGCACCTGTTGGAGGGACTTGTCCCCTCAGGCCAGAACCAGGGAAAGGGCCCCCGTCCTGCCAAGCACAAGGGGGCCTGAGGTACCGTGGGTAGACCTGGGAGGGACTCCCGGCCGTGCTCACCCACCCAGGCCAGGAGCCGGCCGCCCTTTGCCCTCCGCCCTGGGCGACTCCCTTCCCATCATACCACACTTTCTTCCAGTCTCTCCGCACTGCCCCCCGCTCCCCGGCACCCTGCCCCCAGCAGCCCCCCATGGACAGAGTGGCTCCGCCGGGCCCAGGCTCCTCCGAGGCGCCTGGCATAACCATAGCACCCGCCGCTGTCTCCCAGGTCCAGGGAGCAGCTGCGCTGGGGGCGAGGCGGGGGGCTCCGTGGCGGGTGGGTCTtcggggtggggctggggcctcCATTGGTCTGGGACTGGACATGGCTGAGCTTGAGTGGGAGGCGGCCATTCCCGGCCCCCCGGCCCCGAACCAGCAAGGCCACAGTGAAGACCAGTAAGGCAGCCACCAGCACACCCCCCACAGCCACGGTCAGGGTCCCGCCCAGCACATGGGCCTGCAGGGCGTGGCACAGGGGCGTGGCAGGCAGCGTGGAGAAGTGGGCACAGCCCAGCAGCTTGGTGGCCGTGAGGTCGGAAGGCCCAGCGGCAGGTGACAGGGCCAGTAGGCAGAGGTCATAGTCGGCACCAGGGACCAGGTGCTTCAGCAGGAAGTGGTGGCTGGAGGCTGGGACGATCCTGCGGGCAAAGTGTGGTGGTCAGAGCCCAGGCGTTGGGCGCCAGGCCCTGGGTCCACCCCACACGGCCTCACAGCCCCCCCCACCATGCGCCCCCAGATCCCAGCTCTGAACAGCCGCTTCCCCTAGGACCACATGACCTTGTATGTTTAATCAAGAAGGCGGAGACACCAAGACAGGCATGCGTGTATGGCCGGAGCCAGTGCAGGGGTCAGACAGGTGTGTGCCGACAGGCCCTGGGCGAGCCCAGGAGACCTCACAGGGACAGAAATAACGTGCATGTACGTTGGCCACGTGCTAAAACAGCATGGCCAGGAGGCCTGCAGCCGGTTCAGCCACAGGGACAGACCCCTGCGGCACTGCCCACCTTCTGTCCCTGCCCTCtgcaccccaacccccctcctctcccaggcAGCTCTGAAGCTGAGGAGGGGTGTGTGGAAACCCcaaggagaggaggagcaggaggtggCCCCGCCCAGAGGAGGAGCCCAGAGGCTGCAAAGTGGGTCCTCACCGGTACATGAGGGTCTCGTCCTCGCTGCTGTTGTACTGAATTTGGAACATCCACACGGGGTCTGCTGGCCGCCCTGGCCCCCAGCTCACCAGCCCTGAGGTGGCGGTCACCTCCGTTACCTGCACGCCTGGCTCAGACTCTAGTGTCCCCTCGCCCTCTGCAGCGGTGCGGGCCGAAGCAGCAATGTCCGAGGGCCCTGGCCGGCCACCTTCAGTGCTGCCATTCCCGCCATGGGGCAAGGCCAGCACCCGGAGCTCTACACGGGCTGTGGCCTCGCCGGCAGGGTTGGTGGCAATGCAGGTGTAGCCCCCTGCATCCCCAGCGTTTGTCACCCCAATCTCCAGGGTCCCATTGGGGAAAGCTCGGGCTCGGGAGGAGTTGCCGACTAGCCGGTCATCGGGGCCGACCCAGTGCATGGTGGGTGCAGGGTCACCAAGGGCCCGGCACCGCAGTGTGGCCCGCTGGCCCTCCAGCACCCAGAGGCGCTGTGTGTGGCGGGCAATGAGGGGCGGCTCACAGGAGAACTCGCCCTCGGGCACGGCCCAGAAGTAGCGGCCAGCCAGGCCTGGCGGGGAGGCGCAGGTCTCTAGGTCGTCGGGCCGGGCCAGCCGCCGCAGCCACAATAGCTCACAGTTGCAGTGCAGGGGGTTCCCACTGAAGCTGAGCACCAGGGGAGCGGGTGAGGCCTCGGCGTCACGCCCCCGGGAGAAGAGCGGGTCGGGGGCCAGAGTGGCCAGACGGTTGGAGGTGAGGTCAAGGCGGGAGAGCTGGCTGAGTTGGGCGAAGGCGCCCGGGGGCAGCGCATCGATGAGGTTGTGGTCCAGGTTGAGGGTGTGCAGGGCAGGCATGGCGCCGATGCCAGCCCAGGGCACCTGCCGCAGGTTGTTGTAGGACAGGTCCAGGTCCTCCAGGCTGTCCAGGAAGTCGTCGAAGGCCCCGGGTGCGATGCGGCCCAGCTGGTTGCCGCTCAGGATGAGGTGCTGCAGGTTGACGGGCCCCCGCAGGCTGCCGGTGCCCAGCTCCACCAGCCTGTTGCCATCCAGGTGCAGGGAGCGCAGGCTCTCCAGGTCCCCAAAGGCGCGGGCCCCGATGCGAGTGATGGCGTTGCGGGACAGTGTCAGGTCCACCAGCCCTGTCATGTTGCGGAAGTCTGGTGGCCCCAAAGCCTGGATGAAGTTGTCAGCCAGCCGCAGCTCCACTGTGCGCCGGTCCACATTGGGCGGCACGAACAGTAGGCCTCGGTGGGCACAGAGGGTGCTGAGCGACTCAGAAAGGTTCTGGCAGACGCAGGGCAGTGGGCAGGCCGCCGCTCCActggccagcagcagcagcaggagcggTGGGGCCATGGTGAGTGCCCTGCAGGGAAGGGCCCAGGCACAGGTGGGGTTGCTGCAGGTGCTCACTGTGCCCAGAGCCCAGTCCTGGGTGGGGGTCAGGGTCAGAGGCCCAAGGGGCCCCCAGGGCTGAGGGAAGACTGGGGCCTACAGGTCCAACCCCCCAGAATAAAGATCACATCTCCCAAGCAGTTAGGGGGAGTCCAAGCTCTGGGGACAAGGTGAGGCCTGAGACCGGAAGCAGAGATGGGCATGAGAGCAGGGAGGGTCCCGGAACTTCCTTTCCCTGGCGTCCCTGGAATCGCCAGGGCACCCCCACTCCGCGTTATCCCCTCCCCCATCAGGTAAGGTGTCCCTCAAACCCCTCCCTTGGCCCGTCGCCCCTCCCCAGCCAGCCCCCACGCTGTGCCCTGCGCGGAGGGAAGGGGGGGGCCTCACCTGGTATCCGTAGTTCAGGGGGCGCGGGCCGGCCTCCCCATGGGCCCCGCCGGCCCCCACCGACTCCAGGTGGCTCTCCGGCGGGGGCGAGGCCCGGGGCTGACCGGCCGCCCACCGGGCGCCCTCCAGCCCATGGCGCTTGGGCCCGCAGCCCCGGCTCACTCGGTTCCCGGCACCTTTTCCCGGCGCGGCTCGTGGCGGCGGACAGGCAGGCGGGTGCGCGCCAGCGAGCACGCGCGCCGCGGACACGCACGTGGAGGGCGGACGGGGAGGGGCGCGTGGGGATCCACCCGGGCTGGTTCCAGAGGTCACGGGGACACGCGGCCACTGCAGCGCCCACGGGTGGCTCCTGGTCACGCCCGAGGCTCTGGCCGGCGCAGGCCCGCCGCGCAGGCCCCCGGCGCTGCCGCAGCGCACTCACCCTGGCACAGGCGCGCGCGCCCCCGGGTACCCTGGCGCCCCGGCATCCTGCACCGCCCGGGCGCCCGCCGCCGCTGCGCGAACCGTCACTCTGCAGCTAGTCAGACAAAGCGCCAGCTCCCGGGCCCCTTCACCATCTCTCAGAGATGGGAATCTTTGTCACATGTCGCTGGGCACCCTCCCCAACACACCCACACATGCCCACACACCCACACGTCCCCGCACGCACAGGCAGGGCCGGGCGCAAACCCGCACTGTTGCTGGGACCCTCGCTTCACAGACACACTCTGAAGGTCATAACCGTTCTGCATCACCGAGTCACGTGCAGGGTCCCCAACACGCACGGGGCCCTAGAAGGGGGGGCTTGGGCGACGCCCCCGTCGAGGCTGCTGCGTGGGGCCGCGAGGGCTCGGCTCCGGGCTGGCGCCGCGCCCCACTGCCcgcctctcccttccccttcccaggcTCCCCGCCCGCCCTGCGAGATGGGAGCCAACCGGTCTCCGCCTCCGGTCCTATTGGTCTGTGCGGCGCGGTTTCCCAGCAGGCCGGCGGAGGCACGCCGTTTAAAGCTGTGCGTCAGTGGTCCTCGCCATGCCCGcagtccctccctcctcttctgaCCCCTGTCGGGCCATTTCCGTGGGAGAGCGGCCGTGGATTAGCCTGGGTCCTCGGAGAAAGGGCtcctgatgggggtggggaggtcccGGCTTCCTGCCTCAGAGCTGAGGTTTGGGTGGGGCACCCTGGTCCTTCGTAGTGGTCCGCCCAATTAGGATACAAGGGAAGGTACTCTCCCGCCCCCCCACTCCGAGGGGGAATCTCCTAGTCCTCAGGCTACCTGGATCCgccccctttcccttcctttcccttccgaCCTGATTCCTAAAGACCTGGTAGGTGGCAACTCAGGGAAACAGACCGAATTCTAATCTTGCCTGGCACAACAGGTAACCTTGGCAAGCTGCTTAACCACTGAAACAATTTCCTCATCTAGGCCAAGGGGTATTAATGGTACGTACTTAGGTACCACAtggggtgagaggagaggaaaCGATCAGCCTGTGAGGTACTAAGTCACC from Rhinolophus ferrumequinum isolate MPI-CBG mRhiFer1 chromosome 11, mRhiFer1_v1.p, whole genome shotgun sequence encodes the following:
- the LRFN4 gene encoding leucine-rich repeat and fibronectin type-III domain-containing protein 4, whose translation is MAPPLLLLLLASGAAACPLPCVCQNLSESLSTLCAHRGLLFVPPNVDRRTVELRLADNFIQALGPPDFRNMTGLVDLTLSRNAITRIGARAFGDLESLRSLHLDGNRLVELGTGSLRGPVNLQHLILSGNQLGRIAPGAFDDFLDSLEDLDLSYNNLRQVPWAGIGAMPALHTLNLDHNLIDALPPGAFAQLSQLSRLDLTSNRLATLAPDPLFSRGRDAEASPAPLVLSFSGNPLHCNCELLWLRRLARPDDLETCASPPGLAGRYFWAVPEGEFSCEPPLIARHTQRLWVLEGQRATLRCRALGDPAPTMHWVGPDDRLVGNSSRARAFPNGTLEIGVTNAGDAGGYTCIATNPAGEATARVELRVLALPHGGNGSTEGGRPGPSDIAASARTAAEGEGTLESEPGVQVTEVTATSGLVSWGPGRPADPVWMFQIQYNSSEDETLMYRIVPASSHHFLLKHLVPGADYDLCLLALSPAAGPSDLTATKLLGCAHFSTLPATPLCHALQAHVLGGTLTVAVGGVLVAALLVFTVALLVRGRGAGNGRLPLKLSHVQSQTNGGPSPTPKTHPPRSPPPRPQRSCSLDLGDSGGCYGYARRLGGAWARRSHSVHGGLLGAGCRGAGGSAERLEESVV